Proteins from one Telopea speciosissima isolate NSW1024214 ecotype Mountain lineage chromosome 1, Tspe_v1, whole genome shotgun sequence genomic window:
- the LOC122646734 gene encoding desiccation protectant protein Lea14 homolog, translating into MAQFLDKAKNFVAEKIGNIKKPEATVTDVSFKSVTRDSAIVNAKISVSNPYSTSIPICEISYTLKSANREIASGKMPDPGSLKGNDTTLLEVPVKVPYSILLSLARDLAKDWDIDYVLVLDLTVDLPIIGNFTIPLTAKGELKLPSFSDLI; encoded by the exons ATGGCACAGTTTTTGGATAAGGCGAAGAATTTCGTAGCAGAGAAAATTGGAAATATAAAGAAACCAGAAGCAACAGTCACCGACGTTAGTTTCAAGAGCGTTACCCGTGATTCCGCCATTGTCAATGCGAAGATCTCAGTAAGCAACCCGTACAGTACCTCCATACCAATTTGCGAGATCTCTTACACTCTCAAGAGCGCTAACAG AGAGATAGCGTCGGGGAAGATGCCGGATCCGGGATCGTTGAAGGGGAACGATACGACGTTGCTGGAGGTGCCGGTGAAGGTGCCGTACTCGATACTGTTGAGTTTGGCTAGGGATTTAGCTAAGGATTGGGACATTGATTATGTGCTAGTTTTGGATCTCACCGTCGACTTGCCCATCATTGGTAATTTTACTATCCCTCTTACCGCCAAGGGAGAGCTCAAGCTGCCTAGCTTCTCTGACCTCATCTAA